CCACGGCACCGGCAGGCGCTTGTCCTGCGAGCCGGGCGCGGGCAGCGGGAACATCAGCGAGCGCGCCGCGTGGTGTGCGATGTGGCCCGTCATCGCGTGGTGCTCCTGATGGATGTGCCCATAGAACACCGTGACGTTCGGATAAGGCATCAGCACGTCGACGACCTTCGCGCCGTCGCGCGTCGCCCAATCCCATTGCGGCGCGAGATCGAACAGCGGCCGGTGCGTGAACACGACGATGCGCGCGTCCTTCGGCTGCCGCGCGAGGTCCTGCGCGAGCCATTCGATCTGCGCGTCGCCGACGCGGCCGGCCGGATCCGACACGTTGTCGACGACGACGAAATGCACGCCCTTGTGATCGAACGCGTAATGCGTGTCGCCGAAAATTTCGCGGTAGGCGGCGCCTGCGTCGAGGCTCGCGTCGTGCTCGCCCGGCATCAGGTGCAGCGGCTTCGCCCTCAATTGCGCGACGATCGACTGGAACTGCCGCATCCGCGTGCGGCGCTCGGCCGGGTCGTCGGTCGTGTGCGTGAGGTCGCCCGTGAACATCACGAAGTCGGGCGCGACGGGCAGTGCGTTGACGGCTTCGATCGCTTTCGGCAGCGTGCCGCGCGCGTCGGGATTGATCGCGGGGCCGGAGAAGCCCCAGTGCGCATCGGAGAGCTGGACGAAGAAAAAATCCGCGTCGGCGTTCGCGGCGATGCTCCAGCCGGGCAGCGCGGACGCGAACGCAACGCCGCCGCCGCATGCGGCAAGGCGCAGGAAGTCGCGCCGTTTCAGGGCTCGGGTGAGGGTCGGCATGAGGGCTCCTTCGCAAGTGACGGTTCGTGCATGCGATACCGTCGCCGCGGCGCGGCTATTCCCGGTTTATTTTTCGTCTCCGGGCGCGGATCGCGGGAATAAACTGGAGCGATGAGCGGTAAGCATCGTTGACGGCGTGCGCCGCATCGGGCGGCGTGCGCCGGAGGCGAGCGGCCGGCGGGCGGCCGCGCATCCCCGGGAGGCGACGTGGGTCAATTCGGCCGAGTGGTCGACGAACGCAACGCGGGCGACGAGGGCGGCGAGGATGAGCAGGACGGCGAGGCCGCGGCGGCGCGCGGCGAGCGCTTTCGCACGCTCGCGCTGCCGCATCTGGACGCCGCGTACAACCTCGCGCGCTGGCTGTGCGGCAATGCGAGCGACGCGGAGGACGTCGTGCAGGACGCGTGCATGCGCGCGTTTCGCTTTCTGGATTCGTGCCGCGGCGACAACGCGCGGCCGTGGCTGCTGACGATCGTGCGCCACACCTGGTACACCGAGTGGCGGCGGCGGGCGAATGCACACGAAGTCGCCGCGACCGACGCGCTCGACGCCGCCGATTCGCCGGACGACTGGCAGCCGGCGGCCGAAGATCCGCTCGCGCTGCTGATGCGCAGCGAAGACGCGCACCGCGTGAACGCCGCGCTCGCGAAGCTGCCGCCCGAGTACCGCGAGGTGCTCGTGCTGCGCGAAATGGAGGACTTGAGCTACCGTGAGATCGCGGCGATCGCCGACGTGCCTGTCGGCACCGTGATGTCGCGGCTCGCGAGGGCGCGGCGGCGGCTCGCCGCGTTGCTCGGCGGCGCGCACGACGAGACGGCGCACGCATCGCGCGCCGCCCGCGCGCCGGCGCGTTCGGGCGAGCGCGCGGCGGACGGCGAGCGGGGCACGCCGCCGTCCGGAACCGCATCGGAGGCCATCGATGGACTGTAACGAAGCGCGTGCGCTGCTCGGCGCGGACGTCGACCGCGAGCTTTCCGCGCCCGACGCGTGGCGGATCGAGCGGCACGTCGACAGTTGCAGTGCGTGCCGTGCCGAGCGGGAGCGGCTCGTCGCGCTTGGCCGGGCGGTGCGGCGGGGAGGATACCATCGCGCGCCGCCCGTGCTGCGCGAGCGGATTGCCGCGCAATTGGCGGGGGCGGAGGCGCCGTTGGTGGAGGGGCCGGCAGCGGAGTTTCCTTCGGTCGAGACCGCGTCGGGCAAGGCAGGGCGGAGCGCCGAGATTCCGGTTGGCGATGTGCGGGCGTCGCACGTTCCGTCCGCCCACGCGTCGGCGCCGGGCGGCGGCGGCCCGCCTGCGTCGCGGGCGAAGCGCTGGTTTGCGCGGCCCGGCCCGCACGGCGTGCCCGCCGGTGCCGCGCGCGGCTGGCCGTGGCCGCGCGCCGCGGCGCTGCCCGGCCTCGGCTGGGGCGTCGCGCTGGCGATCGCGCTCGCCTCGGTGGCGGGGCTCATGTTCGATGCGCGCCGCGCGGGGGCGGAGCGCATCGTCGACGAAATCGTCGCGAGCCACGTGCGGGCCGGCCTGTCGTCGCGCGACATCGACGTGATCTCGAGCGATCGGCATACGGTCAAGCCGTGGTTCAACGGGCGCCTCGACTACGCGCCGCCCGTCGTCGATCTGAGCGCGAGCGGCTTCGCACTTGCCGGCGGGCGGCTCGACTATGTCGGGCGGCGGCGCGTCGCGGTGCTCGTCTATCGCTACCGACAGCACGTGATCGATGTCTATGTGCAGCCGGCGGGCCAGGGCGGCGCGGCGCGTTACGCGACGGTGTCGCAGGGCTATGCGCTCGACCGCTGGGAGGCGGCGGGCATGACGTGGTGGGCGGTCACCGACGCGGAGCCGTCCGCGCTCGCGGCGTTCAAGGCGGCGTTGATCTCGCGCGTCGCGTCGCCGCGGGCCGAATGACCGGGGGGGCGATGCGTCCCTATCAAGCCAAGTCAGGCCGGGCTGGGCCGGCGCCCGCCGCGCGTGCCCCGCGAACGAGCGCGTGCCCAGCGTTGCTCGCGAAGTCCCCAAGTCGTTGAAAACACGGCCGAAACGCGCCGCGAAACGTCGGTTGGCCTTGCGTGCGGCCCATATCCGGGTTAAACTCTCCGGCTTCTCACTTGCCACACCGGTTCAGACGCCCGGGTGGCTTTTATCCACAAGGAGTGTGTAATGCGTCATTACGAAATCGTCTTCATCGTGCACCCCGATCAGAGCGAGCAAGTGCCCGCGATGATCGAGCGTTACAAGTCCACGATCACGTCGCACGGCGGTCAGATCCACCGCGTCGAAGACTGGGGCCGCCGCCAACTGGCCTACATGATCGAGAAACTCGCGAAGGCTCACTACGTTTGCATGAACATCGAGTGCGACCAGACGACGCTCGACGAACTCGAACACGCGTTCAAGTTCAACGACGCCGTGCTGCGCCACCTCATCGTCAAGATGAAGAAGGCCGAAACCGGCCCGTCGCCGATGATGAAGGAAGTTCAGCGCGAAGAAGCCAAGAAGGCGGCTGCAGCCCAGCCGACCGAAGCGCAGGCTTAACGCACCAAGCCATCAGGGAAGGAGCGCGTCGCTTTCGTGAACAGGCTGCAACTGACGGCGAGCGTCGTCGAGCGTGAACCGGTGCGGTACACCCCCGCCGGCGTTCCGATCGCAAGCGCCACGTTGCAGCATCGCACGGAAGTCGTCGAGGCAGGCATCGCCCGGCAGGTCGAATTGACGATCCCGGCCGTTGCGGCAGGCGAGGCGAGCGGCAAGCTGGAAGCGTGCGAGATGGGCGTCGAGACGCTCTTCACCGGCTTCCTGGCGAAAAGGCACCGCAACGCGAGAACCCTGGTGTTTCACATCACAGCATTGCAGGACATTGGAAAGGACTGAACATGGCCCGCCCCACTGGTAAGAAATTCGACAAGCGTCGTCAGCAACAAAACCCGCTCTTCAAGCGCAAGAAGTTCTGCCGTTTCACGGCAGCCGGTGTCGAGCAGATCGACTACAAGGATACGGAAACGCTGAAGGACTTCATCGGCGAGAACGGCAAGATCACGCCGGCGCGCCTGACAGGCACGAAGGCTCACTATCAGCGCCAGCTCGATACGGCGATCAAGCGCGCGCGTTTCCTCGCGCTGCTGCCGTACACCGATCAGCACAAGGCGTAATCAGGCGACGCAATAAGGAGAATTCGAATGCAAATCATTCTGTTGGAAAAAGTCGCCAATCTGGGCAACCTCGGCGATATCGTCAAGGTCAAGGACGGTTACGCACGCAACTTCCTGATCCCGAACCGCAAGGCGCGCCGCGCGACGAAGGACGCGATCGCTGAATTCGAAGTCCGCCGCGCGGAACTCGAAAAGATCGCCGCCGAGAAGCTGGCTGCCGCGCAAGCGGTTGGCGAGAAGCTGAGCGGCCAGGCGTTCGAAATCACGCAAAAGTCGGGCGTCGACGGCCGTCTGTTCGGTTCGGTCACGAACGGCGACGTCGCGGAACTGCTGAAGAAGGCAGGCTACGAAGTCGAGAAGGCGCAAGTGCGCATGCCGGAAGGTCCGCTGAAGATGATCGGCGAGCACGGCGTGCAGGTCGCGCTGCACACCGACGTCGTCGTCGACGTAACGGTCAACGTCATCGGCGACCACGCGTAAAGCGACATGCAGTCTCTACGGGCGGCACACGCCGCCCGACATGAAGGGCAGGGGCTCGGGCAACCGGTTCCTGCCTTTTTTCGTTTCTCGGCGCATCCGGCGCCGGGTGGCGAAGCCGCGCCCATTTCGCGATAATCCGTAGCCATGAACGCGCCGAAAGACCCCCAAATCGAATCGCTGAAAGTCCCGCCGCACTCGATCGAGGCCGAGCAGTCCGTGCTCGGCGGCCTGTTGCTCGATAACGGCGCCTGGGACCGGATCGCCGACTTCCTGTCGCAGAGCGATTTCTACCGGTACGACCATCGCGTCATTTTCGAGCACATCGGCCGGCTCATCGCGGCGACGCGCCCGGCCGACGTCGTCACCGTCTACGAGGCGCTCACGACGTCCGGCAAGGCGGAGGACGTGGGCGGGCTCGCGTATCTGAACGCGCTCGCGCAGAACACGCCGAGCGCCGCGAACATCCGCCGCTACGCGGAAATCGTCCGCGATCGCGCGGTATTGCGCCGGCTCGTGTCGGTCGCCGACGAAATCTCGGCCGATGCGTTCAATCCGCAGGGCAAGGAAGTCCGCCAGCTGCTCGACGAGGCCGAATCGAAGGTGTTCTCGATCGCCGAGGACGGCGCGCGCGGCACGCAGGGCTTCCTCGAGATCGGGCCGCTCCTCACGCAAGTCGTCGAGCGGATCGACACCCTCTATCACACCGCGAATCCGAGCGACGTGACAGGCACGCCGACGGGCTTCGTCGACCTCGACCGGATGACGTCCGGCATGCACGGCGGCGAGCTGATCATCGTCGCGGGCCGCCCGTCGATGGGTAAGACGGCATTCTCGATGAACATCGGCGAATACGTCGCCGTCGAGTACGGCTTGCCCGTCGCGGTGTTCTCGATGGAAATGCCGGGCACGCAGCTCGTGATGCGGATGCTCGGCTCGGTCGGCAGGCTCGATCAGCACCGGATGCGCACCGGGCGCCTGACCGACGAGGATTGGCCGAAGCTCACGCACGCGGTGCAGAAGATGAGCGAGGCGCAGCTCTTCATCGACGAGACGGGCGGCCTGAATCCGATGGAATTGCGCTCGCGCGCGCGGCGTCTCGCGCGCCAGTGCGGCAAGCTCGGGCTCATCATCGTCGATTACCTGCAGCTGATGACGGGCTCGTCGCAGGGCGAGAACCGCGCGACCGAAATCTCGGAAATTTCTCGCTCGCTGAAGAGCCTCGCGAAGGAGCTCGACGTGCCGGTGATCGCGCTGTCGCAGCTCAATCGCGGGCTCGAGCAGCGGCCGAACAAGCGGCCGGTGATGTCGGATCTGCGGGAATCGGGCGCAATCGAACAGGATGCGGACGTGATCCTGTTCATTTACCGTGACGAAGTGTACAACCCGGACAGCCCCGACAAGGGCACCGCCGAGATCATCATCGGCAAGCAGCGTAACGGCCCGATCGGCCCCGTTCGGCTCACGTTCCTGGGGCAATACACGAAATTCGACAATTTTGCAGGGGCGCAAAACTTCTACGGCGAGTAGCGCCGGTTGTAAACCCCTATTTCGCAAAACGTTGTATCTCGTCGCCGACGTTGCGATCGGGCGCTTGGCGGGCAAGTGTAAAACAGTACAATGTCGCCGGTTTTTGTGACCGCCGTTTGACCATCTTTCAGGAATCCCATGTTCGGTCGATTCATGCCCACCGAGGGCAAGTTCTTTGAAATCTTCAACGCGCACGCGAATTACATCGTCTCTGGCGGACGCGAGCTCGAACTTCTGATCGACAATCTCGCGGACGCCGAGATTCACAAGCAGAACGTGCAATCGGCCGAGAAAGCGGCCGACAAACTGACGCACGAAGCGATCGATCTGCTGCACAAGACGTTCATCACGCCGCTCGACCGCGACGAGATCCACAAGCTGATCACGACGATGGACGACATCCTCGACCTGATGGAGGACGTTGCCACCGCCGTGTCGCTGTACGACGTGCGGTCGGTGACGTCCGAGGCGAGCCAGCTCGCGCACATCGTCACGCAGTCGGCGCAGCACGTGCAGGCGGCCGTCGCGCTGCTGTCGGACATGAAGCAGTCGGCCCAGATCCTGAAGGCGTGCGAGGAGATCGACCGCTGGGAATCGGAGGCGGACCGCGTGCTGCGCGCGGCGATGTCGAAGCTCTTCCGCGAGGAAGACGACGTGAAGA
Above is a window of Burkholderia thailandensis E264 DNA encoding:
- the priB gene encoding primosomal replication protein N; this encodes MNRLQLTASVVEREPVRYTPAGVPIASATLQHRTEVVEAGIARQVELTIPAVAAGEASGKLEACEMGVETLFTGFLAKRHRNARTLVFHITALQDIGKD
- a CDS encoding zf-HC2 domain-containing protein, coding for MDCNEARALLGADVDRELSAPDAWRIERHVDSCSACRAERERLVALGRAVRRGGYHRAPPVLRERIAAQLAGAEAPLVEGPAAEFPSVETASGKAGRSAEIPVGDVRASHVPSAHASAPGGGGPPASRAKRWFARPGPHGVPAGAARGWPWPRAAALPGLGWGVALAIALASVAGLMFDARRAGAERIVDEIVASHVRAGLSSRDIDVISSDRHTVKPWFNGRLDYAPPVVDLSASGFALAGGRLDYVGRRRVAVLVYRYRQHVIDVYVQPAGQGGAARYATVSQGYALDRWEAAGMTWWAVTDAEPSALAAFKAALISRVASPRAE
- a CDS encoding DUF47 domain-containing protein; protein product: MFGRFMPTEGKFFEIFNAHANYIVSGGRELELLIDNLADAEIHKQNVQSAEKAADKLTHEAIDLLHKTFITPLDRDEIHKLITTMDDILDLMEDVATAVSLYDVRSVTSEASQLAHIVTQSAQHVQAAVALLSDMKQSAQILKACEEIDRWESEADRVLRAAMSKLFREEDDVKTLIKLKAIYELLEQITDKCEDVANIIEGIVLENA
- the rplI gene encoding 50S ribosomal protein L9, translating into MQIILLEKVANLGNLGDIVKVKDGYARNFLIPNRKARRATKDAIAEFEVRRAELEKIAAEKLAAAQAVGEKLSGQAFEITQKSGVDGRLFGSVTNGDVAELLKKAGYEVEKAQVRMPEGPLKMIGEHGVQVALHTDVVVDVTVNVIGDHA
- a CDS encoding replicative DNA helicase is translated as MNAPKDPQIESLKVPPHSIEAEQSVLGGLLLDNGAWDRIADFLSQSDFYRYDHRVIFEHIGRLIAATRPADVVTVYEALTTSGKAEDVGGLAYLNALAQNTPSAANIRRYAEIVRDRAVLRRLVSVADEISADAFNPQGKEVRQLLDEAESKVFSIAEDGARGTQGFLEIGPLLTQVVERIDTLYHTANPSDVTGTPTGFVDLDRMTSGMHGGELIIVAGRPSMGKTAFSMNIGEYVAVEYGLPVAVFSMEMPGTQLVMRMLGSVGRLDQHRMRTGRLTDEDWPKLTHAVQKMSEAQLFIDETGGLNPMELRSRARRLARQCGKLGLIIVDYLQLMTGSSQGENRATEISEISRSLKSLAKELDVPVIALSQLNRGLEQRPNKRPVMSDLRESGAIEQDADVILFIYRDEVYNPDSPDKGTAEIIIGKQRNGPIGPVRLTFLGQYTKFDNFAGAQNFYGE
- a CDS encoding RNA polymerase sigma factor; protein product: MGQFGRVVDERNAGDEGGEDEQDGEAAAARGERFRTLALPHLDAAYNLARWLCGNASDAEDVVQDACMRAFRFLDSCRGDNARPWLLTIVRHTWYTEWRRRANAHEVAATDALDAADSPDDWQPAAEDPLALLMRSEDAHRVNAALAKLPPEYREVLVLREMEDLSYREIAAIADVPVGTVMSRLARARRRLAALLGGAHDETAHASRAARAPARSGERAADGERGTPPSGTASEAIDGL
- a CDS encoding metallophosphoesterase family protein, translated to MPTLTRALKRRDFLRLAACGGGVAFASALPGWSIAANADADFFFVQLSDAHWGFSGPAINPDARGTLPKAIEAVNALPVAPDFVMFTGDLTHTTDDPAERRTRMRQFQSIVAQLRAKPLHLMPGEHDASLDAGAAYREIFGDTHYAFDHKGVHFVVVDNVSDPAGRVGDAQIEWLAQDLARQPKDARIVVFTHRPLFDLAPQWDWATRDGAKVVDVLMPYPNVTVFYGHIHQEHHAMTGHIAHHAARSLMFPLPAPGSQDKRLPVPWDAAAPYRGLGWREVRLGDAARAPALTEMPVGAKPARSTI
- the rpsR gene encoding 30S ribosomal protein S18; this translates as MARPTGKKFDKRRQQQNPLFKRKKFCRFTAAGVEQIDYKDTETLKDFIGENGKITPARLTGTKAHYQRQLDTAIKRARFLALLPYTDQHKA
- the rpsF gene encoding 30S ribosomal protein S6 gives rise to the protein MRHYEIVFIVHPDQSEQVPAMIERYKSTITSHGGQIHRVEDWGRRQLAYMIEKLAKAHYVCMNIECDQTTLDELEHAFKFNDAVLRHLIVKMKKAETGPSPMMKEVQREEAKKAAAAQPTEAQA